The Musa acuminata AAA Group cultivar baxijiao chromosome BXJ1-3, Cavendish_Baxijiao_AAA, whole genome shotgun sequence genome window below encodes:
- the LOC135619784 gene encoding uncharacterized protein LOC135619784: MGNCQASEAATAVIQHPGGRVERLYWPTSAAAVMKSNPGYYVALVTLYVSEEKQDGSGGNVRITRVRLLKPKDMLLLGQVYRLITSQEVTKALNHRKHEKLKKTQAELIRKQQQGQQQQRRNDQGCDAVPQETQEVSEDEHQATKQERDRPKSSTQTATRGRHWRPSLGSISEVVS, translated from the exons atgGGGAATTGCCAAGCGTCGGAGGCGGCGACGGCGGTGATTCAGCACCCGGGAGGAAGAGTGGAGAGGCTGTACTGGCCGACGAGCGCGGCGGCCGTGATGAAGAGTAACCCAGGCTACTACGTGGCCCTCGTCACTCTCTACGTCTCGGAGGAGAAGCAGGACGGCAGCGGCGGCAACGTCCGGATCACCCGCGTGAGGCTGTTGAAGCCCAAGGACATGCTCCTGCTCGGCCAAGTCTACCGGCTGATCACCTCCCAAG AGGTCACAAAGGCTCTGAACCATAGGAAGCACGAGAAGCTCAAGAAGACCCAGGCTGAACTGATCAGGAAACAGCAACAggggcagcagcagcagagaagAAACGATCAGGGTTGCGATGCTGTTCCACAGGAAACGCAGGAGGTTTCAGAAGACGAACATCAG GCAACAAAGCAGGAGAGGGATCGGCCAAAGAGCAGCACGCAGACGGCAACCAGAGGCCGACATTGGCGGCCTTCGCTTGGGAGCATCTCGGAAGTGGTGAGCTAA